In the genome of Carya illinoinensis cultivar Pawnee chromosome 13, C.illinoinensisPawnee_v1, whole genome shotgun sequence, the window ATGGTGAAGAATGTATAAATTGAGCTGTAGTCACCCTTTCTTGAGGCACTTAACTTCTTCATTGTGGCAGCAAGAATATCACTGCCATTGTCAACTGCAAATGTGATCAGAGGCTGGTCATTTTTAATCGCAACTCGCAGAAGAGCTTGAACCATTGTTTCTGATTTTAATTTCCCAAAGTCCACAGTTGAAGAATCTAATCTTCCACCAGAATTTTTACAGGCTCCATCCATTGATATTGATTCTCTCTGTAATGGTTCCACACAGTGATGGCAGCTGGCTGCCTTTGGCTTCAGTAATGGGTCAAGTAACCTTCTCAGAGGGCTGGACCTGGCTTTGCCTGTGGCATTGGGTTTATCATTGTTTGACATATCTGAGCAAGCATAAGCCACAGTTTTATCTGAAGTATATTTTGAGCTCGTATGCTGTGTATCTAGACCCTCTTGGGTGTTGGTACTTCTGCTCATCTTTCCCAAACCAATGTTAAGTCGGCGGAAAGGTGAAGTGCTTCTTACTTTTTCATCTGTAAATTTGTTTACGTTCAAGTCTGACCCCTTCGAAGGttcatttgttttgtttgttgatATTACAGTCGATTTTTTCTCTCCAAAATTTCTGGATCTGGATGGACTGATTCCTGATGGACTGATTCCTACTTTAGCTGAACGTGACATTGGGATGGATGTAGTAGATGAAAAGCTGACACTCTCCACATCTATGGTGCCAGGCTGCTTTAAGTGAGTGTGTTCACTGTCAACTTCAAAAGGCAGCGGGCATGAATGTGGGATGTCAGAATTAACCTCACGGCATATCTCCTTAGATCTCTCAGAGAATCTCCTTTGACTTGCTTCTGCTGATCTTCGACCTAACAATGCTGTCAAATCAGAAAACTGGGTCATTCCGGATTGATGTTTTTGGGGGAGATCCCTTGGCAGAAGGAGAACAACAGTTTCACATTTTGCAGAGACATCTTGATCAATATTGTTTGATTTTGGTTCTCGTACCTTCTCCGCTCTCTTCTTAATTTCTCCATCTTGAATCTTTTTCTTTAACTTTGTACATGATGCCACCTCATAATTCAGGTTGTTTGGGATAAATCCACCATCTTGATTAATCTTTGGGTCTGGATCCTTTCTCTTGTACTCCTGCTTGATTACTGTATTACAAAGAGGCTGATCTATGAACTTCCGCTGCCCACTCAAGATGTTACTCTCTGCTGATTTAAGATCTTGAAACTTTACAGCACTTTCCCTGAAGGCTTGGACATCTTGAGAATGATCTTCTATTGGAGATTCCATCAGATGGCAATGCAATGAAGTACGTCGTGTCCTTGGATGAGCAGGAGAGCGGCTATGACCTCTGCTAGAATGAGCAGATGAACCATCCGTcgaaaatgatgatgatgatgtgctgCTACTAGATTGTGAATACTGGCTGCTCTCATCTGCTACCTGTTTATGACCATAGTGCCATTTTTCAAGACGCCCCCAGTCAAGAACCCCAACATTTAAAACTTTCTCCTGGagtttctctcctctctccagATAACTTGGCAAATTTGACATGTACTTCACAAGTTCATCTTCTTCCGTTGCCTTCCTACCATTCTGTTGTTTTTGGAGATTATCTGAAGATTTGGGCTGGATGTCCTTTGTTGCATTCTTAGTAATTTCATGATGAAGATCAGAATACGATAGATTAGGCGTTTCAGGTTTTACCCTTTCTCGCAGCTTTACACTTTGACTTGCTTGGGGCAGTAAGAGCTTCCCAGAAGTTTCTAGATGTTGTTGATCACTTGAATTGCTTTTAAGCTCTGAATGATATTCCATAGACCAGATATCTTCTGGGGTTTCCACCAGCAATTGCAATGATCGGTTTCTTGCTGTGCAGAAATTTGCAACGAAGAATgtcctaatattttttttgcaaaTCTCAGACCGAATTCACATAGAAGCAGACCTCTCTGGAGATAAAAGGCAAATTTTTTACTATGACACAATCCTCCAGGCAAAAGAGGGAAGAATGGAAAGATACCATgacaaaatggaaaaaaaaatcgacATCCATGCCTTTACATAATTACATGCAGCACAATTTTGAAGATAAGAGAGGTTATGCTACGATGAAGGATTACCTACTTTTTACTGATCCTGAGAGAAGGTACTATGCCAACAAGGCAAGCAACCCAAATCACAACTCCTTTAACAAGAAGCAAAAGTTTTCTTAGCAAATGGAAAGGCCACCA includes:
- the LOC122291677 gene encoding uncharacterized protein LOC122291677 isoform X1; this translates as MEYHSELKSNSSDQQHLETSGKLLLPQASQSVKLRERVKPETPNLSYSDLHHEITKNATKDIQPKSSDNLQKQQNGRKATEEDELVKYMSNLPSYLERGEKLQEKVLNVGVLDWGRLEKWHYGHKQVADESSQYSQSSSSTSSSSFSTDGSSAHSSRGHSRSPAHPRTRRTSLHCHLMESPIEDHSQDVQAFRESAVKFQDLKSAESNILSGQRKFIDQPLCNTVIKQEYKRKDPDPKINQDGGFIPNNLNYEVASCTKLKKKIQDGEIKKRAEKVREPKSNNIDQDVSAKCETVVLLLPRDLPQKHQSGMTQFSDLTALLGRRSAEASQRRFSERSKEICREVNSDIPHSCPLPFEVDSEHTHLKQPGTIDVESVSFSSTTSIPMSRSAKVGISPSGISPSRSRNFGEKKSTVISTNKTNEPSKGSDLNVNKFTDEKVRSTSPFRRLNIGLGKMSRSTNTQEGLDTQHTSSKYTSDKTVAYACSDMSNNDKPNATGKARSSPLRRLLDPLLKPKAASCHHCVEPLQRESISMDGACKNSGGRLDSSTVDFGKLKSETMVQALLRVAIKNDQPLITFAVDNGSDILAATMKKLSASRKGDYSSIYTFFTIREVKKKNGSWMNQGGRSKGKGPNYIPNVVAQMKVSDSEFSNLIGQPCMDHFSTREFVLFSVHLNQEDQQTSDFQPNDELAAVVVKIPNCITRSSIIGSKEWLPGMGGYSSTGEHTKKLPFIGIKDLFSATVILPSGVHSIPSKGGPSSLFERWKSGGLCDCGGWDLGCKLQILTNQNHSNKKLGSSKTCSTRDKIELFCQEGVHLNQPLFSLAPFKDEIYSVEFNSSLSNLQAFSICIAVLDSKKPCELSEPTDSSEGKTLEETISMQNDRIKAPDQSEELPARYVSYPPLSPVGRV
- the LOC122291677 gene encoding uncharacterized protein LOC122291677 isoform X2 codes for the protein MEYHSELKSNSSDQQHLETSGKLLLPQASQSVKLRERVKPETPNLSYSDLHHEITKNATKDIQPKSSDNLQKQQNGRKATEEDELVKYMSNLPSYLERGEKLQEKVLNVGVLDWGRLEKWHYGHKQVADESSQYSQSSSSTSSSSFSTDGSSAHSSRGHSRSPAHPRTRRTSLHCHLMESPIEDHSQDVQAFRESAVKFQDLKSAESNILSGQRKFIDQPLCNTVIKQEYKRKDPDPKINQDGGFIPNNLNYEVASCTKLKKKIQDGEIKKRAEKVREPKSNNIDQDVSAKCETVVLLLPRDLPQKHQSGMTQFSDLTALLGRRSAEASQRRFSERSKEICREVNSDIPHSCPLPFEVDSEHTHLKQPGTIDVESVSFSSTTSIPMSRSAKVGISPSGISPSRSRNFGEKKSTVISTNKTNEPSKGSDLNVNKFTDEKVRSTSPFRRLNIGLGKMSRSTNTQEGLDTQHTSSKYTSDKTVAYACSDMSNNDKPNATGKARSSPLRRLLDPLLKPKAASCHHCVEPLQRESISMDGACKNSGGRLDSSTVDFGKLKSETMVQALLRVAIKNDQPLITFAVDNGSDILAATMKKLSASRKGDYSSIYTFFTIREVKKKNGSWMNQGGRSKGKGPNYIPNVVAQMKVSDSEFSNLIGQPCMDHFSTREFVLFSVHLNQEDQQTSDFQPNDELAAVVVKIPNCITRSSIIGSKEWLPGMGGYSSTGEHTKKLPFIGIKDLFSATVILPSGVHSIPSKGGPSSLFERWKSGGLCDCGGWDLGCKLQILTNQNHSNKKLGSSKTCSTRDKIELFCQEGVHLNQPLFSLAPFKDEIYSNQPTLLKEKLWKKQYQCKTIE